Proteins encoded within one genomic window of bacterium:
- a CDS encoding DedA family protein: protein MGITEFVAEHATAFIDAMGYASVFWLMVLESMVFPIPSEAVMPFAGFLITTGRFTLFGVIVASTLGSIVGSLLSYTMGAFGGEPFFRRFGKYFLLDMHELEATQRYFQKHGQITILTCRFIPVVRHLISIPAGVGRMPLLPFLVFTTIGAGLWNTALALAGAALKQNWEAVMEHSHAIDVGVLVALAVLAAVFFVRHWRRWKKRQAA from the coding sequence ATGGGCATCACCGAATTCGTCGCCGAGCACGCCACCGCGTTCATCGACGCCATGGGCTACGCCAGCGTCTTCTGGCTGATGGTGCTGGAGAGCATGGTCTTCCCGATCCCGAGCGAGGCGGTCATGCCCTTCGCCGGCTTCCTGATCACCACCGGGCGCTTCACGCTCTTCGGGGTCATCGTCGCCAGCACCCTGGGCAGCATCGTGGGCTCGCTGCTCTCCTACACCATGGGCGCCTTCGGCGGCGAGCCCTTCTTCCGCCGCTTCGGCAAGTACTTCCTGCTGGACATGCACGAACTCGAGGCGACGCAGCGGTACTTCCAGAAGCACGGCCAGATCACGATCCTCACCTGCCGCTTCATCCCCGTGGTGCGGCACCTGATCTCGATCCCGGCCGGGGTCGGGCGCATGCCGCTGCTGCCGTTCCTGGTCTTCACGACGATCGGCGCCGGGCTGTGGAACACCGCCCTGGCCCTGGCCGGCGCGGCGCTGAAGCAGAACTGGGAAGCGGTGATGGAGCACAGCCACGCCATCGACGTGGGCGTGCTGGTGGCCCTGGCCGTGCTGGCGGCGGTGTTCTTCGTGCGGCACTGGCGGCGGTGGAAGAAGCGGCAGGCCGCGTAG